A window from Solanum stenotomum isolate F172 chromosome 5, ASM1918654v1, whole genome shotgun sequence encodes these proteins:
- the LOC125864200 gene encoding NAC domain-containing protein 2-like, which translates to MTIDSPDSELGVRFRPTDEQLIRYLIKCVASKNYVCNDIEFEDLYGGSKKPWELLEDSSDTKYFFTKLKKLEPHHTRFIRTLIGGGSWKGKGKGKPVGAKKVGIKKTCNYEENKKDGKDEVNDVSWIMKEYSLDDKVIKLLTNRGIMKHEDVVLCYIRCKVKESGNHMPTTTVSENDDDTQPQGPICTDESVNHMPTTTAHENDNDDDDKQPQGHNESGYGDQLPQQMVKSLQNIESGYVGCDDEKMNDMTTQPQWPNESGYGDQLQLSTYQEEQVQNVEETTGSASSDYQVDPTFTGVLNNDECLLIDELGDFDNFMGENQEWLSELVS; encoded by the coding sequence ATGACGATTGATTCTCCAGATTCAGAATTAGGAGTCAGGTTTCGACCCACTGATGAACAACTTATTCGCTATTTAATCAAATGTGTTGCTTCTAAAAATTACGTTTGCAACGATATTGAATTTGAAGATCTTTACGGCGGGAGTAAGAAGCCATGGGAGTTATTGGAAGACTCATCAGATACTAAATATTTCTTTACTAAATTAAAGAAGTTAGAACCGCACCATACAAGGTTTATTCGGACTTTGATTGGAGGAGGAAGTTGGAAAGGGAAGGGCAAAGGAAAACCGGTAGGTGCAAAGAAAGTTGggataaaaaaaacttgtaactatgaagaaaataaaaaggacGGTAAGGATGAAGTTAATGATGTTTCTTGGATCATGAAAGAGTATAGTCTTGACGACAAGGTTATAAAGCTGCTAACAAATAGAGGTATAATGAAGCACGAGGATGTTGTTTTGTGCTACATTAGGTGTAAAGTTAAAGAATCAGGAAATCATATGCCTACAACAACTGTCAGTGAAAACGATGATGATACACAACCCCAGGGGCCTATCTGCACTGATGAATCAGTAAATCATATGCCTACAACAACTGCCCATGAAAACgacaatgatgatgatgataaacaACCCCAGGGGCATAATGAATCTGGATATGGTGATCAACTTCCTCAACAGATGGTGAAGTCATTGCAAAATATTGAATCAGGATATGTTGGATGTGATGATGAGAAGATGAACGATATGACAACACAACCCCAGTGGCCTAATGAATCAGGATATGGTGATCAACTCCAGTTATCAACATATCAGGAAGAGCAAGTGCAGAATGTTGAAGAGACAACAGGTAGTGCATCATCAGATTATCAGGTTGACCCAACATTCACTGGTGTTTTAAACAACGATGAGTGCTTATTAATAGATGAATTAGGTGATTTTGATAACTTTATGGGAGAAAACCAGGAATGGCTATCTGAGTTGGTTTCTTAG
- the LOC125866351 gene encoding protein IQ-DOMAIN 12-like, whose product MGKRRNWFTFVKRLFIPETESTADQKKPKRWKCCFLKKFKLRKCPAITSAPQQTLTEAKETPQQTLTKAKEQQRKHAFAVAIATAAAAEAAVAAANAAADVIRLTDAPNEFKRKRKQAAIRIQSAYRAHLAKKALRALKGVVKLQAVIRGEIVRRRLIAKLKFILPLNQKSKSRVNQIRVPTFEDNHDTKLINSPREIMKAKELKLKCKSLRTWNFNLASEQDSEVLWSRREEAIDKREHLMKYSFSHRERRNDQTLRDLLNRKQNRRTYRIDQLAELEAPRKAGLFEKLRSFTDSNVPLADMNGMTQLQMRKMHRADCIEDLHSPSSLPRRSFSNAKRKSNVDDNSLPSSPIFPTYMATTESAKAKTRSMSTPKQHLRLHEILSGQHSPYNLKISSWRLSNGEMYDSARTSRTSSSYM is encoded by the exons ATGGGAAAGAGAAGAAACTGGTTTACCTTTGTCAAGAGACTTTTCATTCCTGAAACAGAATCAACAGCTGATCAAAAG aaacCAAAGAGATGGAAATGTTGCTTTCTgaaaaagttcaagttgagGAAATGTCCTGCCATAACATCAGCACCTCAGCAAACATTAACCGAGGCGAAAGAAACACCTCAGCAAACGTTAACTAAGGCGAAAGAACAGCAAAGAAAACATGCTTTTGCAGTTGCTATAGCAACAGCAGCAGCTGCTGAGGCTGCTGTAGCTGCTGCCAATGCTGCTGCTGATGTTATCCGTCTAACGGATGCTCCAAATGAATTCAAAAGGAAACGCAAACAAGCTGCTATTAGAATCCAAAGTGCTTATCGCGCTCACCTG GCCAAGAAAGCATTAAGGGCTCTAAAGGGTGTTGTGAAGCTTCAAGCAGTGATTAGAGGTGAAATTGTGAGAAGAAGACTCATTGCCAAACTGAAGTTCATATTGCCACTTAATCAAAAGTCAAAATCAAGAGTTAATCAAATTAGAGTCCCTACTTTTGAAGATAATCATGACACGAAACTCATCAATAGTCCAAGGGAAATTATGAAAGCTAAAGAACTAAAG CTTAAATGCAAGAGCCTAAGGACTTGGAATTTCAACTTAGCTTCAGAACAAGACAGTGAAGTCTTGTGGTCAAGAAGAGAAGAAGCCATTGACAAAAGAGAGCATTTGATGAAATACTCGTTTTCACATCGG GAGAGAAGAAACGATCAAACTCTACGAGACTTATTAAACAGAAAGCAAAACAGAAGAACCTACAGGATTGATCAGTTAGCAGAACTTGAGGCACCAAGAAAAGCAGGGTTATTTGAGAAATTGAGATCATTTACAGACTCAAATGTTCCTCTAGCTGATATGAATGGAATGACACAGCTTCAAATGAGAAAAATGCATAGAGCAGATTGTATAGAGGACCTACATTCTCCTTCTTCACTTCCAAGAAGATCATTTTCTAATGCAAAACGAAAATCAAACGTTGATGATAACTCATTACCAAGTTCTCCTATATTTCCTACTTACATGGCAACCACAGAATCTGCAAAGGCAAAAACAAGGTCAATGAGCACACCGAAGCAACACCTAAGGTTACACGAGATATTGTCAGGTCAACATTCTCCTTATAACCTCAAGATTTCTTCTTGGAGATTGTCTAATGGTGAAATGTATGACAGTGCCAGAACGAGCAGAACTTCTAGCAGTTATATGTGA
- the LOC125866345 gene encoding glycosyltransferase-like At2g41451: MAGLFATLRRPTNISSSNFQSSSVFASRLLYLLTVISVSLAVFAFVLQWRGGLPDPTTRWIPGHDPNEAGSKPVRLSSSSSGCADILGQSRTASFPYFRDWKFNFGSDLRPKISITTSTSAGLEQILPWMFYHKIIGVTNFFLFVEGKAASPNVSKVLKSIPGVRVIYRTKELEDVQAKSRIWNETWLAGFFYQPCNHELFVKQTLNMEMAIVMAREAGVDWIIHLDTDELMHPAGTSEYSLRRLLADIPEDVDMVIFPNYESSVERDDVKEPFSEVSMFKKNYDHLTKEMYFGNYKEATRGNPNYFLTYGNGKSAARVQDHLRPNGAHRWHNYMKSPKEIKLEEAAVLHYTYPKFSDLTSRRDRCGCKPTKEDVKRCFMLEFDRAAFIIASTLTEEEMLHWYREHVVWTDKTLIQKLIKKGILTRIYTPMAIVQGLKESGVFVSVIASAHRDIIKDESFSSAGNRNASGYPHITDTFPRKMGRILEPQSTARKFVEFSKTDRQAIPPESPPGMDGIDLTDTKYLLKNSSS, from the exons ATGGCGGGTCTTTTCGCTACTCTAAGAAGACCCACCAACATTTCTTCTTCGAATTTTCAATCATCCTCTGTTTTTGCTTCTCGTTTGCTCTATTTACTCACCGTTATTTCTGTATCGCTTGCTGTTTTCGCTTTCGTTCTTCAATGGCGTGGCGGGTTACCCGACCCGACTACCCGATGGATACCCGGTCACGATCCGAATGAGGCTGGCTCGAAACCCGTACGGTTATCCTCTTCTTCGTCTGGTTGTGCAGATATCCTTGGACAGAGCCGTACGGCGTCGTTTCCGTATTTCAGGGACTGGAAGTTTAATTTCGGGTCGGATCTTAGACCGAAG ATATCAATCACTACAAGTACGTCCGCTGGCTTAGAGCAGATCCTACCCTGGATGTTTTATCACAAGATTATTGGCGTAACAAACTTTTTCCTGTTTGTGGAGGGAAAAGCTGCATCTCCCAATGTATCTAAAGTGCTAAAATCTATTCCA GGAGTAAGAGTTATATATAGAACAAAAGAGCTAGAGGATGTACAAGCCAAAAG TCGGATTTGGAATGAAACTTGGCTGGCTGGATTCTTTTACCAACCATGCAACCACGAGTTATTTGTCAAGCAGACTCTTAACATGGAAATGGCCATCGTCATGGCAAGG GAAGCTGGCGTGGACTGGATCATTCATCTTGATACCGATGAGCTAATGCATCCAGCTGGAACTAGTGAGTATTCTTTACGGAGACTTCTGGCAGATATACCTGAAGATGTCGACATGGTCATATTTCCTAACTAT GAGAGCAGTGTTGAGAGAGATGATGTGAAGGAACCTTTTAGTGAA GTCTCGATGTTCAAGAAGAATTATGACCATCTCACAAAAGAAATGTACTTTGGAAACTACAAGGAAGCAACTCGTGGTAATCCTAACTACTTTTTGACTTATGGAAATGGCAAATCAGCTGCTCGAGTGCAAGATCATCTTCGTCCTAATGGTGCTCATAGATGGCACAATTACATGAAAAGCCCAAA AGAGATCAAACTGGAAGAGGCTGCTGTTCTGCACTACACATACCCCAAGTTTTCAGATTTAACTTCACGACGAGATCGTTGTGGATGTAAACCTACAAAAGAAGATGTGAAAAGATGCTTCATGCTAGAATTCGACAGAGCT GCTTTTATAATAGCTTCAACTCTGACAGAGGAGGAGATGCTTCACTG GTACCGTGAACATGTTGTTTGGACGGATAAAACACTCATCCAGAAGCTTATCAAGAAGGGCATATTGACGCGCATATATACTCCCATG GCCATTGTACAGGGTTTGAAGGAATCTGGCGTTTTCGTTTCTGTTATTGCTTCAGCACATAGAGATATCATTAAAGATGAGTCTTTTTCTTCTGCTGGAAACAGAAATGCTTCCGGATATCCTCATATTACTGATACTTTTCCTAGAAAGATGGGTCGTATATTGGAACCTCAATCAACTGCAAGGAAATTCGTGGAGTTCAGTAAAACTGATCGTCAGGCAATTCCACCCGAATCACCTCCTGGCATGGATGGAATTGATCTCACAGATACAAAATACCTTCTGAAGAATAGTTCTTCTTGA
- the LOC125864199 gene encoding UPF0481 protein At3g47200-like, with the protein MEGQTGQQEELFVEIDQKTDDQAYSDGEAASCTTDGNEIVNIIVTSDPILQGESMPRRYTYSWRRRIQKVLPLLKMDEYNRHEYDPKVVSLGPYHHGKTELQLAEDFKHIALEMFVSGSSKDVAYFYNKILEVVDNARSCYVDGSIDKYNDHEFALMMLLDACFIINHIELSTTDRYNKLRTTRHHLGMLALSTTVRDMFLLENQIPFWILKLLISLRYDKDEGDELLEMFLNFTLFGEYEQKGEMSYNHVEEPLHLLEAFRTRLVSQQSEVRNFHRTCTPQWLKRKKSICNDRVNMKSYIHSFRSVTDLKAKGIQFKPSCTHSLKDIKFKSRYFYGQLVLPTWYVSIYTKAFFLNMIAYEMCPNTVTDRAVTSYVYFMKSLIESPRDVKELREKQILFNMLGSDEEVARMYKEINTYGVNNAHIFYNVKEKIQEHYHNKAKTWIAELIHTYFRSPWTALALLAATFLLCLTFTQTYFTINPNLRS; encoded by the coding sequence atggaAGGACAAACAGGACAACAAGAGGAGTTGTTTGTAGAAATTGATCAAAAAACAGATGATCAAGCATATAGTGATGGTGAAGCAGCATCATGTACAACAGATGGTAATGAAATAGTTAATATTATTGTCACGTCTGATCCGATCTTGCAAGGAGAATCTATGCCAAGAAGGTATACATACTCGTGGAGAAGGCGAATACAGAAAGTTTTACCTCTATTGAAGATGGATGAATACAACAGACACGAGTATGATCCGAAAGTAGTTTCATTAGGACCTTACCATCATGGTAAGACAGAGCTACAGCTAGCAGAGGATTTCAAGCATATAGCCCTTGAAATGTTTGTTTCGGGGAGCAGCAAAGACGTAGCTTATTTCTATAATAAGATACTTGAAGTTGTTGACAACGCAAGAAGTTGTTATGTCGATGGCTCTATAGACAAGTACAATGATCATGAATTTGCCTTAATGATGCTTCTTGATGCTTGCTTTATCATCAACCATATCGAGCTTAGCACAACGGATAGGTATAACAAACTCAGAACCACGAGGCACCATCTTGGAATGTTGGCGTTATCAACAACAGTTCGTGATATGTTTTTGCTTGAGAATCAAATCCCATTTTGGATACTGAAGCTCTTGATCAGTTTACGATATGACAAAGATGAAGGAGATGAATTGCTAgagatgttcttgaatttcACCCTTTTCGGTGAATATGAACAAAAAGGGGAAATGAGTTACAACCATGTAGAAGAGCCTCTGCATCTGCTTGAAGCCTTTAGAACAAGACTTGTCTCACAACAGAGTGAAGTACGAAACTTTCATCGTACTTGCACACCTCAATGGTTAAAGAGGAAGAAAAGCATATGCAATGATCGCGTTAACATGAAAAGCTACATTCACTCCTTTCGTTCAGTTACTGATCTCAAAGCAAAAGGTATTCAATTCAAGCCTAGCTGCACTCATTCACTCAAGgatatcaaattcaaatcaagaTACTTCTATGGACAGCTTGTACTTCCAACTTGGTATGTTTCTATCTACACAAAGGCATTCTTCTTAAACATGATAGCCTACGAGATGTGTCCAAATACAGTTACTGATCGCGCTGTGACATCATACGTATACTTCATGAAATCACTAATTGAGAGTCCAAGGGATGTCAAGGAACTACGCGAAAAGCAAATACTATTCAACATGCTTGGTAGCGACGAGGAAGTAGCAAGAATGTACAAAGAGATCAATACGTATGGAGTGAACAACGCGCACATTTTCTACAATGTGAAAGAAAAGATTCAAGAACATTATCATAACAAGGCAAAAACATGGATAGCTGAGCTGATACACACTTACTTTAGGAGTCCATGGACTGCTTTAGCATTACTAGCAGCTACTTTCTTGCTTTGCTTGACTTTTACTCAAACTTATTTTACAATAAATCCCAATCTTAGATcatga
- the LOC125866360 gene encoding mitochondrial carnitine/acylcarnitine carrier-like protein has product MGDIAKDLTAGTVGGVAQLVVGHPFDTIKVKLQSQPTPLPGQLPRYSGAIDAVRQTVAAEGAGGLFKGMGAPLATVAAFNAVLFTVRGQTEAFLRSEPGVPLTVNQQIVCGAVAGTAVSFLACPTELIKCRLQAQGALASIGSAAVAVKYAGPMDVARHVLRSEGGVRGLFKGLFPTMAREIPGNAAMFGMYEALKQYFAGGTDTSGLGRGSLIVAGGLAGGSFWISVYPTDVIKSVIQIDDYKNPKFSGFFDAFKKILASEGIKGLYKGFGPAMGRSVPANAACFLAYEMARSSLG; this is encoded by the exons ATGGGTGATATAGCCAAGGATTTAACAGCTGGGACTGTAGGTGGTGTAGCACAATTGGTCGTTGGTCACCCTTTTGATACCATAAAGGTCAAGCTTCAAAGCCAGCCTACTCCACTTCCAGGGCAGCTTCCAAGATATTCTGGTGCTATAGATGCTGTCCGGCAAACAGTAGCTGCGGAAGGTGCCGGGGGCCTGTTCAAAGGCATGGGAGCCCCACTTGCCACTGTGGCTGCCTTTAATGCTGTGCTCTTCACCGTGAGAGGTCAAACAGAGGCATTCTTGAGGTCTGAACCTGGAGTCCCTCTTACTGTGAACCAGCAAATCGTTTGCGGGGCTGTTGCTGGAACTGCTGTGTCTTTTCTTGCTTGCCCAACTGAGCTTATAAAATGCAG ATTGCAAGCTCAGGGTGCATTGGCAAGTATAGGCTCGGCTGCTGTGGCAGTGAAATATGCAGGGCCAATGGATGTAGCAAGACATGTTCTTCGATCCGAAGGAGGCGTGAGGGGTCTCTTCAAGGGCTTGTTTCCCACCATGGCACGTGAAATACCTGGAAATGCTGCTATGTTTGGCATGTATGAAGCACTAAAGCAGTACTTTGCAGGAGGCACAGACACTTCAGGGTTGGGAAGAGGTTCTCTTATTGTAGCAGGTGGCCTGGCTGGTGGTTCCTTCTGGATCTCCGTGTATCCAACAGATGTCATCAAGAGTGTAATCCAGATCGATGACTATAAAAACCCAAAATTCTCTGGCTTTTTTGATGCTTTCAAAAAAATCTTGGCATCGGAGGGAATCAAAGGCCTTTACAAGGGCTTTGGGCCTGCTATGGGACGTAGTGTCCCTGCAAATGCTGCATGTTTCTTGGCGTATGAGATGGCTAGATCTAGTTTGGGATAA